The genomic region GCCGCGTGCAGTTCACCCCCGACCTGCTGCCCTCCGACATCGTCGGCACCCGCATCTGGCGGCAGGAGGAGGGGCGCTTCACCGTGGAGCTCGGCCCGGTGTTCGCCAACTTCGTCCTGGCCGACGAGATCAACCGTGCCCCGGCGAAGGTCCAGTCGGCCCTGCTGGAGGTCATGGCCGAGAAGCAGGTGACCATCGGCGGCGAGTCCTTCCGGGTCGACCGTCCCTTCCTCGTCCTCGCCACCCAGAACCCCATCGAGTCCGAGGGCGTCTACCAGCTGCCCGAGGCGCAGCGCGACCGCTTCCTCATGAAGGTCCCGGTGGACTACCCGGCCGGCCCCCACGAGGAGATGGAGATCGTCCGTCGGGCGGCGGGGGACGCGATCCACCCGCGCGAGGTCATCACCCTCGACGACGTCAAGGCCCTGCAGGCCACGACACGGGCGATCCACGTCGACCCACGCGTGGCCGACTACGCCGTGCGGCTGGTCCTGGCCACCCGCGAGCCGGCCCGGCAGGGGCTGGACAGCCTGACCCCGCTGATCGCCTTCGGTGCCTCCCCCCGTGCCTCGATCGGGCTGGTCGAGGGTGCACGTGCCCTGGCCCTGCTGCGCGGCCGCGGCGCCGTCGAGCCGCAGGACATCTACGACATCGCCTACGACGTGCTGAACCACCGGCTCGTGCTGTCCTTCGACGCCGTCGCCGACGGCATCACCGTCGACGAGGTGCTGTACCACCTGCTGACGACCATCCCGGCGCCGCAGCTGGCGTCGTCAAACGGTGCCGCACGGCCGCCGGCCGGCCCACCGCGGATCCCCGACGCGACACCGGTACCCCCCACCGCCAACCGCGGCCTCCATGCCCAGCAGCCCTATCACGTCGCCCAGAGCACCCCGGGGACCTTCCAGGGCCAGCAGGACGCTGCCCGAGGCGCCAACCGCGGACCGGTCATGCCGCCGCCGGACGGCGAGTGGGGGCCGGCCGAGACCACCGATCGCGCCCCCGGGCACGTCGACGCCATGGGCGACGGCGAGGACCCGTTCGCCGGGCTCGGCGAGGAGGACGGCCGTGACCACGGTGCGGACGACGACACGCCCCCGCAGGGTGTGCCGCTGACCGCACCGGAGGACACGACGCCACCCGTCGACCCCGACGACGACCCCGGCCGTCCCGCATCCGACGGCGACGCATCCGACGCTGACGGACCCGACGACGCGTCCGGCGACCCGCTGGCCCCGCCCGCGTGAGCTCGCCCATCCCGCCAGCGCTGACACCCGGGACGACGCTGCGTCCCGAGGCGTTCGGCCGGCTGGAGCTCGCCGTGCGCCGACGCCTCGAGGGCCGGCTGCACGGCGACTACCAGGGCCTGCTTCCCGGCCACGGCTCGGAACCCGGCGAGGCGCGCCGCTACCGGCCGGGTGACGACGTGCGGCGGATCGACTGGGCCGTCACGGCGCGCACCGACCATCCCCACGTCCGCGACACCATCGCCGACCACGAGCTCACCACGATCGGCGTGATCGACCTGTCCGGCAGCCTGCACTTCGGCACGGGCCGACGCCAGAAGCGCGACGTGGCCGTGGAGGTGCTCGGCGCGTTCGGGTTCGTCACGGCACACGGGGCCAACCGGTTCGGCGCGCTCGCCCTGCACCCGGCAGGGGAGGAGTGGTACGCCCCCGCCTCCGGACGACACCACGTGCACGCCACCCTGCAGCGGATCTCCCGGCTGCCGCGGGTGACCGCACGGACCGCGGGGGCGGCCACGCCCATCGACCTGTCGCGGGGCCTGCGTCGCGCCGGGCGCCTGGCCCGACGGCGAGGCCTGGTCATCGTGGTCAGCGACTTCCTGGGACGCAGCGGTCCGGGCAGGGCCCACGAGGCCACCCCGCCGTGGGCCAGGAGCATCCGTGCCCTGACCGAACGCCACGAGGTCATCGCCGTCGACGTCGTCGACCCACGCGAGCTGAACCTCCCCGACGTCGGCTTCATCACCCTCGCCGACCCCGAGTCCGGCCGCCGACGCGTCGTCGACACGAGCGACCGGTCCGTGCGGATCCGCTACGCCCAGGCCGCCCGGGACCAACGCGACCGCATCGCCGGTGAGCTGCGCCGCGCCGGCGCCTCGCACCTGAGCGTGCGCACCGACACCGACTGGCTGGCCGACGTCATCCGCTACGTCGAACGTCGCCGCCGCGCCCCCCTCCCACGACGGAGCTCCCGTTGATGTTCGCCGCCCCCGCCATGCTGCTGCTGGTCGTCGTGCCCATCGGGCTCGCGATCGGTTACGTCGTCATGCAGTCCCGCCGCAGCCACTACGCGGTGCAGTTCACCAACCTCGACCTGCTCGACGAGATCGCCCCCGACACCCCCGGCTGGCGCCGACACGTCCCGGCGGCCGCCCTCGTGCTGGCGCTGATCTGCCTCGTCATCGCCATCGCCCGGCCGGTGAAGGCCGAGCAGGTCCCCGTCGAGGCGTCGACGGTCATCCTGGCGCTGGACACCTCCATCTCCATGGACGCCCGTGACGTCGAACCGCGTCGGCTCGACGCCGCCCAGGCCGCCGCGCTGCGGTTCATGGACGAGGTGCCCGACCAGGTGCGGGTCGGGCTGGTGAGCTTCGCGGAGAACGCCGTCGCCAACGTCGCACCCACCGACGACCGGGCGATCGTCCGCACGACGATCGAGAACCTCGAGCTGCGCCCCGGCACCGCCATCGGCGAGGCCCTGCTGGTGGCCGTGGACCTCATCGAGGCCGACCTGCAGGCCATCCAGGCCGAGCAGCAGGGCGACG from Euzebya rosea harbors:
- a CDS encoding VWA domain-containing protein, with product MFAAPAMLLLVVVPIGLAIGYVVMQSRRSHYAVQFTNLDLLDEIAPDTPGWRRHVPAAALVLALICLVIAIARPVKAEQVPVEASTVILALDTSISMDARDVEPRRLDAAQAAALRFMDEVPDQVRVGLVSFAENAVANVAPTDDRAIVRTTIENLELRPGTAIGEALLVAVDLIEADLQAIQAEQQGDDEPEPATIIVLSDGDTTAGRPNAFGVRAAQEAGIAVSTISFGTVNGVIQFQGQIVPVPSNGRALEGIAEDTGGRFYDAESAEALTEIFETLGVAVGFTTEEVEVIVPWVVAAMILGTAAAAASLAWFSRLP
- a CDS encoding DUF58 domain-containing protein, with the protein product MPPALTPGTTLRPEAFGRLELAVRRRLEGRLHGDYQGLLPGHGSEPGEARRYRPGDDVRRIDWAVTARTDHPHVRDTIADHELTTIGVIDLSGSLHFGTGRRQKRDVAVEVLGAFGFVTAHGANRFGALALHPAGEEWYAPASGRHHVHATLQRISRLPRVTARTAGAATPIDLSRGLRRAGRLARRRGLVIVVSDFLGRSGPGRAHEATPPWARSIRALTERHEVIAVDVVDPRELNLPDVGFITLADPESGRRRVVDTSDRSVRIRYAQAARDQRDRIAGELRRAGASHLSVRTDTDWLADVIRYVERRRRAPLPRRSSR